The DNA segment CTCTACCCTCTACTTATCTATTGAACTCCTCTCCCACCCGGTTTATAATGGAAACAACATTTAATGGTCTGACCATATGACGAAACAGGAGTGAGAAGTATGAACGTATCATTATTTATTACATGTTTGGCAGATGTATTTTACCCAAATGTCGGAAAAGACGTGGTTGAGGTATTGGAACGACAAGGATGCACCGTTGATTTTCCCGGAAATCAAACCTGTTGCGGGCAGCCTGCGTTTAACAGCGGCTACCACAAAGAAACAAAGGAAGTCGCAAAAAAAATGATTCGTGCGTTCGAACACTCTGAGTATGTGGTAGCACCTTCAGGATCGTGTGCTGCGATGCTCCATGAGTACCCGCACCTTTTTAAAGAAGACTCCGCCGTTTGGTTAAAACGTGCCGAAGAGCTTGCAGCTAAAACGTATGAATTCACTCAATTTCTAGTAGATGTGCTCGGTGTTGAAAGTCTTGGTGCAACGTGTGACGCTAAGGCTACGTATCACTCTTCTTGTCACATGACAAGGTTACTGGGAGTGAAAGAAGCACCAGCCAAACTACTAAAACAGGTTGATGGTTTGGATTATACAGAGCTCCCTGGTAAAGAAACCTGTTGTGGCTTTGGTGGAACATTCTCCGTGAAAATGAAACCGATTTCAGAACAAATGGTAGATGAAAAGATTGCCCACATTGAAGAAACGGGTTCAGATGTGTTAATTGGGGCAGATTGTGGATGCCTGATGAATATTGGAGGGCGCCTTGAGCGACTTGGCAAGCCTGTTCAGGTTAAGCATATTGCTGAGATATTAAATCAACAAAAGGTGTAAGGAGGATACCAACATGCCAATGAAAATTGGAGATAAACCATTTTTTGATCGAGTGAATAAAGGACTTGATGATTCATTTATGAGAGGATCTGTTGTTTCGGCACAGGAGCGCCTAAAAAATGCAAAAACAAAATCCTCAGATCAACTAGGCAACTGGGAGGATTGGCGTGAGCAAGCAGAAGAAATTCGTCAGCATACACTTGAAAACCTAGATTACTATTTAGAACAGCTTGCTACCAATGTAAAAAAAAGCGGCGGACATATTTTCTTTGCGCAAACTGCTCAAGAAGCCAATGACTATATAAAAGAGGTGGCCGCGAACAAAGAAGCTAAAAAGATCATTAAGTCTAAATCAATGGTAACCGAGGAAATTGGAATGAACCAAGCACTCGAGTCCATAGGATGTGAGGTCATTGAGTCTGATCTAGGAGAGTACATTCTTCAGCTCGATGATCATGATCCGCCGTCTCATATCGTGGCGCCTGCCCTTCACAAAAATCGGGATCAAATTAGAGAAACCTTTGATGTGAAACGCCAATATAGAGGGACCTCATCACCTGAAGAATTAGCACTGTTCGCAAGAGAACAGCTACGACAGGAATTTCTAACAGCTGATCTTGGAATTACTGGCTGTAATTTTGCAGTGGCCGAGTCAGGTTCCATTGCTCTAGTCACAAATGAAGGAAATGCTCACTTAACAGCAGATTTGCCAAACACTCAGATTGCCGTGATGGGAATGGAGCGGATTGTTCCAACATGGGAAGAGCTTGATGTGATGGTAACGATGCTATGCCGCAGTGCAGTTGGACAAAATCTGACGAGCTATGTAACCGGTCTGACTGGCCCTAGGCGAGAAGGCGAAACGGACGGTCCAGAAGAATTTCATTTAGTGGTGGTCGACAATGGCCGTTCTTCTATTCTAGGTACTGAATTTCAATCCGTCTTACAATGTATTCGTTGTGCTGCCTGTATTAACGTATGCCCGATTTATCGGCATATTGGAGGTCACTCCTACGGATCCATTTATCCAGGTCCAATCGGTGCAGTGCTCTCTCCATTACTTGGTGGGTACGATGATCATAAGGAGCTCCCTTTTGCTTCAAGCCTTTGCGCCGCCTGCACAGATGCATGTCCGGTGAAGATTCCGCTCCATTCTCTTTTAATAGAACATCGTCGCAAAATAGTCGAGGACGAGAAATTGAGTACGTGGGGTGAAAAGCTTGCAATGAAAGGCTTTGGCATGGCGATGAGTAACTCTAATCTGTTACGTACGGGTACAAAGCTTGCTCCAAAGCTAATGAAGCCACTCGTGAAAGACGGGAAGATTGTTCGCGGTCCTGGCCCTATGAAGCCATGGACTGACATCCGTGACTTCCCTACACCTGCTAGCGAATCATTCCGAAGCTGGTTTAAGAAAGAAAAAGGAGGTGCCTCACATGACAACTAAAGAAACAAACCAAGAGACCTTTTTAAATGAAATCGCTAAAAATCTCGGTCGTCCTAGAAAAAAAGAAGTCGTTCGTCCAACATGGAAAAAGCGTCCTCAATGGGAAGTATTAAAAAGTGCGAGCCAAGACGAGCTCGTATCCAAGCTTAAAGACAGATGTCTTGCCATCCACACTCAAGTGGAGGAAGCTACTCTTGATACGCTTGCAAGTACACTTGATAAGGTCCTGAATGATTACGAGGCTTCTTCTATTATAAGCTGGCAGGATCCTCGCTTTGCCGAGTATGGACTTGATTCGTTTTTTGAACAGCATAGAGAAAAGGGACACAATGTTCGTGAGTGGGACTCAAGTGATGAAAAAGGAAACATAACCTTCGCAGAACATGCGGATGTAGGCATTACGTTTTCCGATATGACACTTGCAGAGTCTGGAACCGTCACGTTGCTCCACGATTCGGGCAAAGGCCGATCTGTGAGCTTTCTTCCAAAATCGTTTATTGCCATCATTCCTAAAAGCACGCTTGTACCACGCATTAGCCAAGCAACCCGGATGCTTCATCAAAAGGTGGAAGCGGGAGAAGACATTCCTTCCTGTGTGAACTTTGTATCTGGACCCAGCAATAGTGCCGACATTGAAATGAATTTAGTGGTTGGAGTGCACGGACCCGTTCGCGCTTGCTATATCCTAGTTGATGACCAATAACATAAAACGGAGAGACTCAGTTAGTCGACTGAAATCTCTCCGTTTTTCTGTTTATATTCAACGAGAAGCTGGTTAATTGTGTCCAGATGGATCGCCATTGCTTCTTTTGCATTTTCTGTGTTCTTTTCTTTTATAGCTTTTGCGACTGCGAGGTGCTGGTCCATTAGCTTTTGTTGGATGGAATAGCCTTCAATTACTTTTGCCATCCAGACCTTTGTCACGACACTTGATATCTGAAGAACTTCCGTTAGAAAGGAGTTTCTTGCCATCTCTGCGATCAATCGGTGAAATTCTAGATCTAGCTCCAGAAACGCATTATGGTTACTCGCATTCCGCATTCGTTCAACGACATCATCAAGTCGTACATGATCTTCGTCTGTTGACTTTTTTGCAGCCATTTCAGCTAG comes from the Alkalihalobacillus sp. FSL W8-0930 genome and includes:
- a CDS encoding (Fe-S)-binding protein, coding for MNVSLFITCLADVFYPNVGKDVVEVLERQGCTVDFPGNQTCCGQPAFNSGYHKETKEVAKKMIRAFEHSEYVVAPSGSCAAMLHEYPHLFKEDSAVWLKRAEELAAKTYEFTQFLVDVLGVESLGATCDAKATYHSSCHMTRLLGVKEAPAKLLKQVDGLDYTELPGKETCCGFGGTFSVKMKPISEQMVDEKIAHIEETGSDVLIGADCGCLMNIGGRLERLGKPVQVKHIAEILNQQKV
- a CDS encoding LutB/LldF family L-lactate oxidation iron-sulfur protein, which encodes MPMKIGDKPFFDRVNKGLDDSFMRGSVVSAQERLKNAKTKSSDQLGNWEDWREQAEEIRQHTLENLDYYLEQLATNVKKSGGHIFFAQTAQEANDYIKEVAANKEAKKIIKSKSMVTEEIGMNQALESIGCEVIESDLGEYILQLDDHDPPSHIVAPALHKNRDQIRETFDVKRQYRGTSSPEELALFAREQLRQEFLTADLGITGCNFAVAESGSIALVTNEGNAHLTADLPNTQIAVMGMERIVPTWEELDVMVTMLCRSAVGQNLTSYVTGLTGPRREGETDGPEEFHLVVVDNGRSSILGTEFQSVLQCIRCAACINVCPIYRHIGGHSYGSIYPGPIGAVLSPLLGGYDDHKELPFASSLCAACTDACPVKIPLHSLLIEHRRKIVEDEKLSTWGEKLAMKGFGMAMSNSNLLRTGTKLAPKLMKPLVKDGKIVRGPGPMKPWTDIRDFPTPASESFRSWFKKEKGGASHDN
- a CDS encoding lactate utilization protein C gives rise to the protein MTTKETNQETFLNEIAKNLGRPRKKEVVRPTWKKRPQWEVLKSASQDELVSKLKDRCLAIHTQVEEATLDTLASTLDKVLNDYEASSIISWQDPRFAEYGLDSFFEQHREKGHNVREWDSSDEKGNITFAEHADVGITFSDMTLAESGTVTLLHDSGKGRSVSFLPKSFIAIIPKSTLVPRISQATRMLHQKVEAGEDIPSCVNFVSGPSNSADIEMNLVVGVHGPVRACYILVDDQ
- a CDS encoding FadR/GntR family transcriptional regulator, which produces MLEDQIHQVKKTTMSQNIVQQLMELIINGTIPPGGKLPSERKLMEMFGVGRSTLREANRALAALGLIEVRVPEGTFVAESFGDFFTKHLELMSKISFDNILELVEARVGVEVILAEMAAKKSTDEDHVRLDDVVERMRNASNHNAFLELDLEFHRLIAEMARNSFLTEVLQISSVVTKVWMAKVIEGYSIQQKLMDQHLAVAKAIKEKNTENAKEAMAIHLDTINQLLVEYKQKNGEISVD